ATCGCCCCCTTTTTGGTAATTGATGGCAAATACCTAAAACATATATGATCAAATTTAAAGCACATGGATATATTGCATTAAAAAGCAAATGCTCCCCCTAAACATGTGCATATCAATCACAGTAAACAAATTAGGAACAAATACACATTTCAGCATAGCTCAACACAAATACACCATATAATGTGAACTTCACATATAGATCATTCAATTGCATAGGTTGGTCACAAATATATCAAAATCACATCCACCATCCAGCATAGCACAAATTCACATCAATAACAATCCAAATTATAGAAGTTCATCCATAGATCATCCAAGTAACAAATTGTTCAAAGATGGCTCACAAATAATAACCTAGGCTATTACATGACCACGAAGGGTCCAAATAACATAGAGTTCAACAAAACGAAAAAAACACAAGATATAGCCCAATACACATACATAATATAGCCCATCCACCTTAACCTACTAAATATGTAACTAACCTCACTACCACTACTCCCATCCCACATAATATAGCCCATCCAGTTTGTGCTTAACTTGAGAAATCCCCAACAGTACACTATCCTCCGTCATCACAATCAATTCCGGAGGCCAAATGATTGCAACGATCCAAGGTTCCATACACGCTTACAGAAGTCCGTGTATGAGCAAGCATAAGCAAGCAAAGCTTTTGCTAACCACAAGTAGATATCTTGGAGACATATCAGTGAGACATCGGAATTTGTGGATCTACAAGGGATGTTCCAGGCAGTGGGCATTGATAGGATTGTTACCTTGAAGCAACCCTATGATGAAGACTTGATCCGACAGTTCTATGCCACTGTGTGGGTGTCCGGCGAGTATGATGCTATGAAATGGATGTCGGGGACCCTACAGTGCTCCATCACCCGGCGTGAGTTCAAGGACTTGTTGCAAATCCGTTTCAACAACGGCGATGATCTCCAAGACGAGCACACCCACAATCCTTTCCCCTATGACCACTATGCCCGGTTCTATAAAGATGGGGAAGGCACACCTATGGGAAGGTGGCGGGTTTGAGGACCATCCCTAATATGGTCAACCGCATCGTGAGAGCCACTAGTCTCCCAAGGTGTGGCAACAATGACAACATTCGCGTTGTCGCATGGCATGTCATTGATGCCATCATGGAGGGTCGTCGCTTTGACGTCATTAATCTAATGATGCAAGACATTGCCATTTCAAAGGGGACATTTGGACAAGGCATCTACTATGCTCTCTATATCATGCGCTTGATTCAAAGAAAGTTGGGGCATGCTGGAGATAATTTGAAAGAACACAAGGAGGATAAGCCTCGCCGCCAACTTTCCATTCCTAGAGCTCCCCAAGTGCACCAACCTATCTTTGATCAAGGCGCAAGCACAAGTGCGGCACCTCCTCCTCATGGATATGATCCCAATACCTTCTTCCATCCTCAATATGCATATTTTAGGATACAACCAAATGAATATTTCAACCCGGTGCTTAGGGCCATCAATACCCTAAGTGAAAACATCCAAAGGCTCACCACCGGACATGAAGCCATGTACGAGGATGTGCGTGGTTTGCATTCGAATGTTGGTGGCCTGAATGAGTCCGTGGGGAGATTGAGCACAAGGGTGGGAGTGTTGGATCAAAGGGTTCAAATGTTGGAAAGCACCCATGCCTTTGTGTATCACCGTCGCCGCGATGCTCCTCGCCCTTCCTCTTcggctcgtcctcctcctcaagAGTGaagcttttttttcccttgatgccaaaagggggagaagaatCTAGCTTGCATTTTCTTTAGTGGGATGGGAGTAGTGGTAGTGAGGTTAGTCACCTCATATTTAGTAGGTTAAGGTGAATGGTGTACTGTTTTGTGGGATGAGAGTAGTGGTAGTGAGGTTAGTTACATATTTAGTAGGTTAAGGTGGATGGGCTATATTATGTATGTGTATTGGGCTATATCTTGTGTTTTTTTCGTTTTGAACTCTATGTTATTTGGACCCTTCGTGGTCATGTAATAGCCTAGGTTATTATTTGTGAGCCCTCTTTGGACAATTTGTGACTTGGATGATATATGGATGAACTTCTATAATTTGGAAGGTTATTGATGTGAATTTGTGCTATGATGGACGGTGGATGTGATTTTGATATATTTGTGACCATCCTATGCAATTGAATGATCTATATGTGAAGTTCACATTATATGGTGTATTTGTGTTGAGCTATGCTGAAATGTGCATTTGTTCCTAATTTGTTTATTGTGATTGATATGCACATGTTTAGGGGAAGCATTTGCTTTTCAATGCAATATATCCATGTGCTTTAAATTTGATTATATATGTTTTAGGTGTTTGCCATCAATTACCAAAAAGGGGggattgaagcatctaggcccccgttgttagttttggtaattaatgacaaacgctaattatggactaaccGTTATATCGAGTTATATGTTTTGAGTTAGGTTTACATcatatgtgcgcatggatgattatcgatggtGGACTAAAAATTGATGGGGGCAAAGCAAAGGATAGATGACAGTAAACTAGTAGTTGAATTTTAATTCGATCGAGGAGTTTGGGTGATCAAAATTGTGCTAGTTTATTTATAGctttgccgtactattaagggggttaatgacctagcaaagagatgatttaaattgccacattaggtcactatgcatttagacttgtgttCGCATTTAGACTCAAATTTCACATCACCTTAATGCTTGTTGTCTCTGTGTGGACTGACCAGGACCGGTCAGACCAAGGCTTgtatgccggtctgaccggcggttagaggctggtctgaccgccggctATAGGCCGATCTGACCGGCCCCCTGGTAGTCGAGAGGCGTGCTCTGGAGTGGCCGATCTAGAGCCACCGGAGctgtattcggtcagaccgagctgggggcggtctgaccgagccgaggccggtctgatcggccaccctatgtcggtctgaccggccaggcagTTGGAGCCCAATGTCAGgccggctagaaaactagccgttgtagagtagaacggtctgaccggccacacacctccggtcagaccggcagtacACAAaattgggggatttcgcccccaacagctagttttggtgggtgggagtataaatactcccccaccagcagcaaggggactctcttggcacccacttcaattgcatacaccccttccATCTCTCACAcacccacttgagctttgtgttcatccatctagtgtgtttgAGGGTTgatttagccaagagtcaagtgcattgcttccatttgtagagctagtgcGGCGCTTGATCATCTCCAAGCCGGGTCAtcgcttattactcttggaggttgcagtctcctagacggcttgtgaaGGAGTTGCCctgtgacctctccgagaagattgtggagaagGCCCGACGccggttgtgagtggtttggagttcaccaccttcggagtgaaggaagaactaacccgagtgatcgaggcttgagtagtcctctccgtgggccggttcccgccttgcccaccccttgacgaagggggcgtgcagtggcttcgtggttgaggggtggagttgggctcgcctcaacggggagtaggaaaccggtgAGTTTCTGAACCTCGGtaaaaaattccttgtctcatTGTCTCTTTTATTtatcgcatttacatttgtgcaatttacattcctAGAGACATGAGCTCATAttaccctaggattgctaaacttGACTTAGGAGTGTGATTTGCTTTCCTATAGACATacttgagccactatcaccctaggtttagttgcttagttagacttGACCCTCAccgagcctagcaacttaggttagggtgtgtttggatggagggatatGGGTGGATTGGACATGGCGGCCCATTTTTTGTGGGTGTTTGGTTCCTGGGCAGGGGTGGGATGGGGCGGCACGGGGAGGATATTCCCCCCAGATGCCGGATGGGGGGATCCGGCCGATTCGGCCGGATGCAGCCGCCCGAGCGCTCGGGCGAGCAGGGACGAGCGACATGTGGGTCGCGTCACCCCTCTCACCACGAGGCGAGCTCGGCAACCAGGCAAGGCGACGACCGTGGAGGCgagctcggcagcggcggctagggcgagccggcgacgagagaggaggcgaggtcggcggcggctagggcgagccggcgacgagagaggaggcgagctcggcggcaagagaggaggcgagctcggcggcgagagATGAGGCGAGCCGGCGACAACCGGATCTGGGGGGCGCCGGCGAGagagggcgagcggcggcgtccAAGGAGAGAGGGCGagtggcggcggccgaggagagagggtacgaggcggcggcgaccggcgatttcgagaaggcgaacggcggccggcgatttcgagaaggcgagcggcggccgacgaTTTCGAgatggcattttttttcttttttttgtttttctccttccccttttatttctttctgcttttttatttctatttagattttttttagtagATTGATAATTTTTGGGTGAGAATTTGGAGGGGTAGACTCACCACCTCTAATGAAAGGGTGATTGCAACCACTCATCCATCCCActcccccaaccaaacaaaaaaatggATCACCATATCAACTTTCATCcctacaaccaaacaaaaaactggatcGCCATATTCACtccaccaaacaaaaaactggacCGCCATATCCCATCCAACCTTGACCgggaaccaaacacacccttagttttatattaggtgtcatttagttttaaattgcCTATtcacccctcccccccccctcccctctagtcgacatctcgatcctacaagtgccCAACTCTAGTggtagtcgacatctcgatccacACTTCTTATTAATGTGTCGCTATTAGTACTGCTAGAATCATATAAATAGACACTCTAAATAAAGAATAGAATGTTACAATAAGCACCTGCTCTAGGCTTTTAGCAACATATGTGAACCTATAATTTGGGCATAATGTATCTCCTATTAACCAGGGCTAGCTAAACCCTAATGTAAAGCATATGAGCTAACCAGTGCATCAACACTTTTTCTTCAGCTTTATAACAAACCTATTATTAGTGTCATAATTAGAACTTAAATACTTGCAGATGTACAAATATCAAGCACCTGCAACTGCAAGAAATTTTAATGTTGGTTTCTGGATACCTGGATGATATTGATCACTTGTTTTAATGCCCAACCAACTAGAGTTGAAATAAAAACGAAGAAAGTGAGAGGACTTCCCTTTAGAAAGCATCTGCACACCTGTTGCATATAGAAATACCAGATGTTAACTACTGCAACAAGACTTGATTGTATTAAGCAACAGTAGAGATGATCGTCTTCTTACATTAAGCAAGCTTGTCGATTTCTCATCAGCAAACAGAAAAAGAATTATGTACAGAACCTGTAATTTTATAAACTTCCTATGTTAGAAGGTGAAACATTTAAGTGCAGTTTAGTCAAGAGTGTATAAGGGTGCTAGACATACAGAGATGGTGACTCCTCAACTATATCAAATGACTATTTGGTGCTATATGTGCAGATGTAAGATAGGCTCGTTGGGCCATTCAGTTTTTTGGGCACATCAACACATCCTATTCAATTCATGCCCATACTTCAGCTGAACTAGTAAAAAAATCATCCAGCATAGCACTCATGTTGCACATAGTCCAGCATGTAAGCAGCCAAACATCCATGTAGATACTGCCAAATATAGATTAATCATGTACCTCGGAAGCAACACAACAGAATGCCATGAATGGTCGATGTCCATAATATAATTTTAGAAGCCAATTGCCAGTGTCCTTCACATCCTTGTGGCTAGTTTTACCTGATAGGAACATACTAGTAAAAAAACACCACCAAGTAGTTAGCAACATGTAGCAGTAACTAGAGATTCATCATAAATCTATAGAGCATAACACTTTGTCTTGTCTATGGGAAAAAAATGCATCATGAAAAAAAGCATTTTGTCTTCCTGAACAATAAGACAATAAGTGAtacatttattctgcatttctACTCCATTTAATACCTTACAGAAGAGGATGCACCTACGAGGTGAAGAAAACTACAAAGTGGCACTAACTGAAAAACTGGTATAGAAAACTAACCTATACATTTGAAACCAATGGCTTGTAATATCCAACCCAAGCAGCATCAAAAAAACTAAGCCAGGTCTGCAAAGAAACTTGCAAATACAGTTTGCATCAGGTATCTAGATCGAAGGTACAACAATTGAAGTATTTTCTGCTTTCATTTATACCTGTAAAGTTGGGAGAGAAGTGCCAATAAACAGGCAGTGCTAACCCTGAGGAGGAGCAATTTGAACAGTGAAATTATTTCAGGCTGCAGAATGTATTCACCTTGCATATACAGAGTTCAATGATTTATTCGAGGAGTACCTATCTGTTACCATGTCCAGCACAGCTCCAAATGTTGATGCTGATACATAGAATAACATTAACTGATCAGATAATGAGTAAAGATAAACCAAGATTTAACTGTTGAGCAGACAATAGTTTTTTAGAAGTTCATATAATTTACTCTTCATAAAATATCTAGTGCTATAAAGTCTCAAGGCACAAGggaaaaaattagaaataatattctctgCAGAATGACAAACTACATGAAGACTTTGAACACATAAGAAATGCTTCTATTACCTTGGTTAAACTTTCATGCAAACCAACCATCCAATCCATCGCAGAAAAAGCTGATAGATCTTGATGATGTTAAATTCATAGATATACAAATTGCACAAGGCAAGTAGTGTGTGGATAAAGTTAAAACACTCGCCTGAAGAAGTATAAGATAGCAAAGAGCACCCTGTTGGAATAACATACAGCAAAAGCAATGAAGTTTATGATGATCCTAAAATATCCTGCATGAAAACAAGATGCCAATAACAattagtaagaaaaaaaaatggccaTTGCTTCTATTCAATCATATGTGTTCTAATATGTTATTCCCAAATATTATGTTTCTAGTTCTCTCGGGTTGTTAATATTACAAAATAACTTTTTACAGTACATTTGGTAATAGCGTACTGTAATAAACAAGAAATCGTACAGAAACTCACCAATGATATTAGGGATGTAAAGATAGACTGACGGCGTCTTCTCAGAAGAAGGTTGTGCCATTGGAGATCAGTAGTTATTACTCACTAAGAGCCAGAAAGCTTCTCACTCACtacaacaaaacaaacaaatgaaGACCTTTGGCTGGAGACGAGACTTAAATCGTCTCTATTTTCTAGGCTACCCCACCAATAAAGACGGTTTATGAGACGTTTTAAATAACGCCCTAGTTTTACATTGATTTCTCAAAAATTAAGATTtggattgaatttttttttctcctggaAACCACCCACGTCCTCATCCTCTCTGCGTGCTGCAACAAACTCCCATCTAGATCGAACTGCCTGCTTGGTGCCGCCGCCTATCTTCCACCAGTCGCCATCTCGATGCCTGCCGCCGGCTCGTCCTCGACCGGGGGCCAGCGGCGCCTCATCCTCGGCGAGTCAATGCCAcatctgcctcctcctcctcaggcCGCCGCCCACCACTGCCTGCTCTGATCCTCGCCATGGGAGCCACCGCTGGCAGTTTGCCGCCTAATCAGCGACTCCCCATCGCCAACGCGTCCCTCCCTCAGTTGCCTTCACCAGCCCAGCAACAACTCCACGGTGGTAGCTTGGTAGGTATGCTCTCTCATCCCCTAATCTGTAAGGCTTAAGGAACTACAAAGGTGCTTTGATTTGTTTGTGTGATTCAATTTGTCCAGACTTTATGTTGAGTTCTACCCCATCGGATTATTTCGTAATCCTGCAGAAGTATAAAAGAGTAAATATTGATCTGTACCTTTCGTTCTTTCTGCTTCAGGAATGAACCATCGTACTAGTTGTTTGACAAAATGCTAATACCAATACTTGCATGATGCAGATCTGATAATCAATTTGATGATTTGTGAACCTCTGTGGATCAATCAATACCAATATGTCGATCATTAAGGGCTCATTATAAATTCTTTTTTGCTACTGATTCCATTCCATCTGATGACTACATTTGGAATTTTAGCTTCAAGAAGGCACAAAAATACAGATGAGTATTGTTGaaggtaacttttttttttgcagatttTTAGGAAAAAATTCTGATGATGATACTTTGGGATTGTTGTATACTTTGTTCAGAAAGATAATCACTTGGTAATTTGGTATCGCTTGCAAAAAAATTATTTGGAGTATTGGATTGCATAACGCTGTGTTCTTTCCCCTGCTTTAGTTCAGCATTAATTAAGTAGTTTTAGCAACAAAATCACATTAAAACACAGAGAGGCATTACTTTGACTCAACTCAATCTTCTAATCGATTCACTTTGAaacaaatattggtattaatgcTTGTTTAACTTGGATCTCGGACACTAGTTCTGAATGATGCGATGGTTCTTCATACTGTCCTTCGGTGGCATATGAGTAAAGGAATAGAGATGCTGGTCCAAAATGGGAGATTTGCTTTCTATATGCTGAAGTTTCCAAAGTATTTACATGCAGGAGGGAGAGCAACTGCTAAAGTGTCAAAGGTATGGCCATCATAAGTTTTTACCTGTTACTTATAGTGATGATGAGAAATTCTAGCCACATAAAAAGTATAGAACAAGTAGCTATTAAGGTAAATTGTTGGATATCTGTAGGAGAATATTCTCATGTTAATACTGTAGTATGGCTATAGTCTCTTTGTTCAGAAATATACAAATTGAAGTGCTTTATTTTGTTTTACTTTATTAAGGGTCGATTTCAATAAATCTTTACTGAAGCTAGTAAAGAATGCTAGGAATAAGCTCCTGACAAATATGAAATATGTGATGGGTGTATCTTCTATGAATCAATACATGTATGGATTGTCTAATTCTCTGTTTATGGCCTAGTAAACTTAGCTAGCTTTCTTACATTTTTTAGAAATCTTATCATGTACACTGATTTGGTTTACACAATTCATTTTAGAAGATACTGAAGATTGTAAAGGATTGCTACATCATGctgtgaaggaggaggagataaAGCAAGAATTATCTTAAGAACAGTTATAGATATATTTTATCATGCTGTGAAGAAGGGAGGAGATAAAGCAAGAATTATCTTAGGAACagttataaatttatttttctaagaGATGACGCAAATCTCTTTTTTCTGTATGGCTGTTTAGCTGACTTGTGAATCACAATTGTCCTTAATATAATTACCTTTCATCTATTGGAGTGTTTTACTGTTTACTGTCATTTTGGTATATATGTTGATGGCGATATATACTGCTCAGATGTGAATGCTGTAAATATGCCAAGCATGGCATCCTACAATGAATCGTATGTACACGTCTCAGTTACTCATAAGGACGCACCATGAGACACGTTATTGGATCCCATTTACAAAAGCGTCTCAACTAACGTAGGGACGCTATTTCATGTCTCAGATCTTGTAGAGATGCTATATGGAGCGTCTTTATAATTTTGAGACGGTCCTAACGGAGACGCTTCTGGGACGCTTTGAAGAAGCGACTCTATGTATGCCTAAAGACGGGTTCAAAACGTCTCTAGACTATAAATAAGATGTCTCTAAACACATGTTTTGTTGTAGTGACTTAAATTGCCACAGGCAGTCCCTATATAGGAATTCCTGTAAAATAATTACATTCATTTATAGACAGGTCCAAATAACAATGTCACAATGAAACAAGCAAGAATATTTAAAAAGCAAATTGCTGGCAACAGTGTTCATATAGGAATTCCTGTAAACAAGCAAGAATGTTTAGGGAAACTTTTAAGGAAAGAAACATCTACAGTAACAACTAACATTTATGACAAACACAAGCTCAGGAGCAATTATTTTAcagaaatttctatataaacagTGCTGCCAGCAATTTCCTCAAAAAAATATTGCTTGTTTCATTGTTATTTGGATAAGTCTATAAACTGATGAATTATTTGCAAGGAATTCCTATATAGGGACTGCTTGCAGCAATTTAGGTGAGAAGCTTCTAGGCTTCAAGCGAGTAATAACTATTGATCTCCAATGGCACAACCTTTTTCTGATAAGACACCATTAGTCTATGTTTACATTCCTAATATGATTGGTGGGCTTATGCTTAATACATTACGTGATTACTAAATGTATTGGAAAAAGTTATTTGTAATAATAGCAACCTGAgagaactagaaaaaaaatatttgggtttttttttttgtaataagAGTAACCTGAGAGATCTAGAAACAAAATACTCTAATAGTTTTATTCACCTAGTAGGTCCATCCTCTTCCGCAAGGTATTAAAGGGAGCAGAATAAATGTATCACCTATTATCCTATTGTTCAGGAAGAAGAATGCTTTGTTTCATgatgcatttttctttttttgttcatAGACAAGTGTTAtgctctatatttttgtgaTGGATCTCCGGCTACTTCTACATGTTGCGACTACTATCAAGCTGCCCAAAATCAAATAGAAAACAACATTTATGTAAGCAAGCAAATGTTAACACTTGGGTTGCATACGAGTTCTATGTTCGTTTTCCCTCTCCCCCtactcttcccctcttcccatGGCATCAAGTTTCGTTCTGGAATCAGAACCAAAACACCATGTGCGGATCCAACTTTGGGACATgggggttcagttgaacccccaaacttttgggggaacaaacaaactgttacttgtattaagattaaggctctgaaattaagagaagatattcttccagatctagaagagaagctagggttaacgaacgcaagcaaattccagACAAAAGTAGTCCCgctgggagagagagatgaatcggaaagaggatgtggatgctcaccaggatcccctcGCCTTCCCTGCTCTGCTCGccagatggagatcggcgccccGCCCCTGTTCAGCCGCGCAAGGGGGCGGAGGgcgggaggagacgacgagagACTGTAGATTTTCTTTTACGCGAAGGGAAGGGGATGCCTGTTCGTTTCTCCTACCAACGGAGATAAAATTTTAGATTATCGTTGCAcgattttcaaactgctaaatgatgcgttttatgcgaaaactttctatatgaaagttattctaaaatatcatattagtccatttttaaagtttataataattaaaccTGTTAAGAAACCTATCTTATTATAGACGAATTAAATTATGAGTGGGAAGCTTGCTACAGAAGAAAGCTTACGCCAGAAGCCAGCTTACGGCGCAAGCCAGCTTACAGGAGAAGCCAGCTTACGATGTAATCCAGAAGGTCTAAGGCTTACGACGTAAGCCTCCACCCTCCTCCGCCTATAAATAGGGCCCAGAAGGTCCAAGGCGAGAACAACCGATCTCCGGTCTCCTGCTTCTCCTCTTGTAGCTTGTACTCAAATCCAGAAGAAATAAAGCTTCCACTCGCTCATACTTTCTGTGTTTCACAGCTCTGTGTTTGTTTACTTGTGTGCTGATCAATAGAATAGATTGGTTTCTCAATACGTTATCAGCACGAGACTCTACCGAGCTAAAAAGGTAAACAGGTAAGAAATCAATTTCTACTGATCATCTTGCTCTTGATATGCAAATCATTCTTCTGCTATAGTTGAAATAAGCAGAAGAACATGGT
The Oryza sativa Japonica Group chromosome 6, ASM3414082v1 DNA segment above includes these coding regions:
- the LOC4341084 gene encoding probable CDP-diacylglycerol--inositol 3-phosphatidyltransferase 2 isoform X1; this encodes MVTDRVSTACLLALLSQLYRPGLVFLMLLGLDITSHWFQMYSMFLSGKTSHKDVKDTGNWLLKLYYGHRPFMAFCCVASEVLYIILFLFADEKSTSLLNVCRCFLKGSPLTFFVFISTLVGWALKQVINIIQVCYKAEEKVLMHWLAHMLYIRV
- the LOC4341084 gene encoding probable CDP-diacylglycerol--inositol 3-phosphatidyltransferase 2 isoform X2 produces the protein MVTDRVSTACLLALLSQLYRPGLVFLMLLGLDITSHWFQMYSMFLSGKTSHKDVKDTGNWLLKLYYGHRPFMAFCCVASEVLYIILFLFADEKSTSLLNVCRCFLKGSPLTFFVFISTLVGWALKQVINIIQMKTAADMCVMFDLKHGK